The sequence below is a genomic window from Lolium perenne isolate Kyuss_39 chromosome 4, Kyuss_2.0, whole genome shotgun sequence.
AGGGAATCATATGGCTGGTCACAAAAATTATCGAGGAACGTCACTTTGCCTTGTTTTAGGAGCAAATCCGTCAACGTGAGATGCTTACTTGACTGCAGACCACCAGTTTTTTTAGGGAATGCCATTAGCTAGCTTTATTGATAATTAAACACAATTACATCGTCTATCAAAAGAGGTAAAATAAAGCTAAGGATCATCGTTCCAGGTGCAAGAAATAGAATTGATAAAACTATTCCTATTGATCTCACGAGCCTTTTGCTCCTTTTctgttcaatatggcagcaaacaaCTTGGCTAAGATGGTTCAACTAACACAGTAAAATGGTTTGCTTACTGGTTTGGCTAGTAACTTGATACACCATGGAGTTGCTATGttgcaatatgctgatgataccatTTTGTTGATTCAAGAGGATTTACAAGCTATTAACTTGAAACTTCTGTTGTATATCTTTGAGTCTATGTCTGGCTTGAAAATCAACTTTGAGAAAAGTGAGGCGGTGTTGATTTTGGAGGATGATACCAAACTAAACTACTTTGCTGACATATTCAACTGCCAAAGAGGAAGTTGGCCCATCTAATACCTGGGGACTTTTGTTTGTGCTAGAAGAACTACTGTAGCTGAGATGGGCTTCCTTGGTGATAAAACCAAGAAGAAAATGAGTGGCTGGATCGGTAATACCATGTCTATTGGTGGAAGACTGGTGAAAATAGATGATTGCTTGTTCAGCAGTGTATCAGATGTCGATGAGATTGTTGCACAAAACAAATATAGAACAAATGGACAAACCTATCAGATCATTTTTTCTGGACTGGTAGTGCTGATAAAAGAAAATATCATTTTGTGAGATGGAAATGGATATGTAAACCAAAGAAAAAGGGGGCCTGGGTGTAAAAGACTTGGTCAAATTTAACATCAGTCTGATGTGCAAATGGTGGTAGAAATTGGAGCATGACTCTAGCCCTTGGCAAGATTTTATGGGCTTGAAGTATCTCAAAGGCTCCTGCAGATTCCCCCTTATGGGCagatattgttggagatatgcccaagaggcaataataaaatggttattataatatatctttgtgtttatgataaatgtttgcataccatgctataattgtattaactgaaacattgatacatgtgtgttatgtaaacaacaaggagtccctagtaagcctcttgtataactagcttgttgattaatagatgatcatggtttcgtgatcatgaacattggatgttattaataacaaggttatgtcattgatgaataatgtaatggacacacccagttaagcgtagcataagatcacgtcattaagtttatttgctataagctttcaatacatagttacctagtccttcgaccatgagatcatgtaaatcacttataccggaagggtactttgattacatcaaacgccactacgtaaatgggtggttataaaggtgggattaagtattcggaaagtatgagttgaggcatatggatcaagagtgggatattgtccatcccgatgacagatagatatactctgggccctctcggtggaatgtcgtctaattagcttgcaagcatatgaatggttcataagagatgacataccacggcacgagtaaagagtacttgtcggagacgaggttgactgaggtatagagataccgatgatcaaacctcgggcaagtaaaatatcgcgtgacaaaaggaatcggtatcgtatgtaaatggttcaatcgatcactaagtcatcgttgaatatgtgggagccattatggatctccagatcccgctattgcttACTggccggagagaagtctcaaccatgtctgcatagttcacgaaccgtagggtgacacacttaaggtttgatgtcgtttaagtagatatggaatatgaaatggagttcgaagttttgttcggagtctcggatgggatctaggacatcacgaggagttccggaatggtccggagaataagattcatatataggaagtcattttctaagtttgaaaatgatccggtgcatttatggaaggttctagaaggttctagaaaagtccggaagaaatcaccatgaaaGGTGGAGTCcccgggactccacctagcatggccggccaaccaaggggtggaggagtcccaagtggactccaccaaaggtggccggccaacccccccaaggaaggggtgggagtcccaccttgaataggagtcccaccttgggtaggtttcgtccttatggcaagttttgagttggggtcttattcgaagactttgagtcaagctcttggggatttccacctatataatgaggagcaaggggaggggggctGGCCACTTCAAGCCACCACCTTGCCCGGCGCCCAaagccctctctccccaaactctAGCTGCCtcttctcctccacctctcccgcatacgctttggcgaagccctgccggagatctccaccaccaccgtcaccacgccgtcgtgctgccgggattccgaggaggatctactactttcgctgcccgctggaacggggagaaggacttcgtcatcaacaccgaacgtgtgaccgagtacggaggtgctgcccgattgtggcaccgtcaagatcttctacgcgcttttgaaagcggcaagtgatcatcttctgcaacaacgagatctaatctcgtaggctttgaaaatcttcaagggttagtctcgtgatcccctcgttgctaccatcttctagattgcatcttggcttggttttcgttcttgcggtaggaaattttttgttttctatgctacgaatcccatcagataTGCTACAGGTAAAGAATATGTATCTGTGTGGTAGAAGGATGTATGTGGGAAATGGAGCTCTGACTAGTTTTTGGGGAGATTCCTAGTGCAGTATAAGCCCTTTGAAAGATATATTCCCTGAGCTTTAATGTATTTGCAATGAACAACTTGTGACAGTTGCTGCAGTTGCTGCTATGGGTTGGATGTTCTCCTTCAGGAGGTGGTTAACACCTGATTTGATCATGTAGAGAGATGGTTTACTGGCTTTCTTGAATCAGATAAACTTGAGTAGTAAAAAGATGTTCCTTTCTAGAAATGGACTAAAGGAGGCAAATTTTCTGTTAAGTCAGTTTACAAGCATCTTTGCAGCAATGGGATTGATAGATCCTTTCGACACTTTCGACACTTATGGAAAAGTAAAATTTCCTTAAAAATCAAGATATGGCTTTGGCTGATCTGGCATAATGCCATTGCTACCAAGGATAATTTGATTAGACGCAATTGGATTGGAAGTCCTCTCTGTCAGTTCAGTAGAGAGCATGAAACTACCAGTCACCTTTTCTTTGGTTGTTCTGCTGCCAAATTCGTCTGGAACCCCGTTGCAACTGCCATCGGCTCTCCTACGCGTCCTGGTAGTGTCTCACAATTTTTCTGGTGGTTCCCGTAGTTTTTTCCTGCCAGCCGCAACACGCAGATTGCTGGCCTGGCAGCAATTTGCTAGGCTATATGGAAACTAAGAAATAGAGCCTGCTTCAAAAATAAGCTGATTAATTCCCTATGCAAGCTAATTAGTTATGTCATCGTGTTTATGAAATATTGGGTAGGGCTTCACGGGGAGAAGGACAATGTAGATATCTGGGCTGATGCAGATAATCTCATACGGCTAGCGTCGACGGGAGGAGATGCTGAAACTGGGAATTCTGGCCCAGGTCCTAATCTTCGCCTGGAAGATAAGAAGCAAGCCTGAGGATGACAAAGATGCTGGAGATATTGCCCGAAGAAAATGCGTTGGGAGAAAGTGCTTTTGGGATCTGTTTAGATGTGCCATGTTGCCTGGTGATTCTTTTGCTGATGGCTTGATCTCGGTGGAATTTCAGTTCCACGCGTCCTGTAATAAGACTTCTTAGTGTTAGTTCTGGTTGCTGTTTGTTTGAACGTTAGTAGTAGGGCGGCGCGTTCCCTTCTGTTTTTATGTTTCCTGTAAAAACTACATGAACATGGTTTCGTTATCTCGCCGATAATGAAATTCGATCCCCTCTTGGATCGTTTGAAAATAAATTGATCTCGCGAGCGACCGAATTAGCTTCCCTAAGGCAATGTATGAACTCCACCTTTGTAAACCCGATGCCAGGATGGAGCAATTATAGAAGATTTCTGCTGATGACATAGAGGAGACATATAGGAGAAACCGACATCCTGCTGATTATGGAGCAATCATAGAAGATTACTTCCATGGCAGGGGGCTAAGCAGGCTGATTACTTGATTGTTGACCACCAGTTGGTCAAAAAGTCATAAGCTTTATAAAATTTGGTAAAATGTACAGTGAAAAGTATCATCATTTCTAACATTGTTAGAACAATTATAAAGACAAATCGATACGTGAATAGTACTACATCTatctcaaagcttaaggcttatttttttttgaaaagtcaaaccaagtaaagtttgactaaacttttagaacaatctatcaataaatataatatttagataccatacgaaaatatatttcattatctatttaatgatattagttttgcattttgcatgttaatgatttttggtaaaagcttagttaaaattgacatagtttgactttctaaaaataatataagccttaaactttgggatggaggtagtattatTTATGCTTTTTTCTTTTTGTGACACAATTTATGTTGGACCTGTCTTCTTTGTTTATTTATGTTTATTTCGAGTTTGGTCATGAAaatttcagagatggtaaacacaCGTTTTGTGAACATGCCAATTGATTTTGAAATATTTAGAAACTTATaaatttgaattttgacaagtggtATCGTGGTATCACTTAAAGGGTGGTACCATGTGCTACTTCCCCCCATTGAATACTCTGCTTTGTCTGATGAACCGTGAATGCTCTCTgctgatgcaagcgtacatatataTTTGCCATGTTTCAAAGTTGCAAAAGTGTCGATGCCCTTAAAGACCCTAGAACCCTAGTTTGACCATAGTTTCTCAGCTCGGATCACATAGTTTCTCTCTCCCATAGTTATTCCGCTGCACATTTCATATATCACATGAAAAGTTTGCACTTATGATTACCATAATAGGAGTAAGCAGCAACGAGAACTCGGACCTAATTACTCTGAGCCGCTGCCAAAGATACGAATCAAAGTTGGGGCTGCTCATGTGTCGGCACACAAACAGGGATAAAAACTCCATACAATCTACGGTACACAGTCAGGATATAAACTCCACTAGAAATAAAAGCACAGGATACAAACACATGCATACTGTCTCCCTCGTCATCATAAACGTATGCCATATACTATCATGCATGCCGCGTCTACAGTAGGTTTCTCGACGATGAGATTCGCCCCATCTCCAAACCAGTACCTGTATAGTACATATGAGCAGATCATTAGCAACATGGTTATTGTATGTTGCTTCTTAGTGTCTTAGCTAGGTAATACGTACCTTGAGAAGAATCAACGTCCCTAGGACGAGGGGACTCGCGTGCCTTGCCTCCCCGATGCTTCTTGCACAAACAGTAGACGATCAATAGGCCGACCACAACGGCCCCGACCGCTATGGCGATGATGGCCCCTGAGCCTAGCGTGTTCACCGGCTTCTTGCTGCCGTCGCTTCTACCGGGGGGCACAGGGGGAGCAGGTACATCCTCGTAGCAAGGACCTGGAGAATCTTTCATATTAGCACAGGATGGAGGGGAAGAAGAATGTAAAGTTTACGTAGTacgtagaagaagtcaagaagacaGATAAGCATACCGCTGCAGTCACCTAGTGACGGTGTGGGCATAGGCCATGCCCCGACCATGGACGCATCCTTGCCGTGGCAAGACCGGTAGACGGAAGGGAGATCGAACGGGATAGCCCGTGTCATCATGAACTTGCATAGACAGCAGATGCCTCTGTCTAGCTCAAAGGAAGGGAACAAGTCGACCGCGTACAGGAGCGCGTCGCAGCACGACGGAGTAGGGGACTGCGGCGAGTCTTGGCACGAGACCACCGCGAGGCTGATAAGGTCAAGCTGGCACGTGTGCGTCGACGCCGTCGGCGAGGTTGCCAAAAATGGCGCCGACACAAGGCAAAGGAACACGGGCAGGAGAAGACGAGCCATGTTCTCTGAAGAGGGTATGAGTAAAGTCAGCAAGAGTAGAAAGTTTCAGCGACCAACGTTCACCCATGTAAAAGAAATCTACTAGCACAAAGAATCCAGTTCATTAGATTCAACTTGCAACTTGGCTTGATCGAACAACAAATTATGAAGAAAATCCAAGATCAACTTGCAACTTGTTTTGTGCTCTTGCGGCCTTACCTTGTACTCTTTGATTGGGACTCTTGTTCCAACGTCCAAGCTTTTCCCCTGGCTTTGCTTCAGACGCAACCTGCACTGGAGTTACAAGAGATTGAAGGATaagataaacattcagaaaaactaGTACtactaggacggagggagtacatcaaAGTGAAAATAGGAAATACAGAGCAGGGGAGCTCACACTCACAAGCTCTTGCGTTGTTTACTGCTTGTGGCTGTTCTTGCATTGCTCTCGTGCTCGTCTTTTATACAGCGGGGTGAGCAGCAGACACAGTAAATACAATAGGATGCAATGAATAACGTAGATCTTTCGGTGGACAAGGGGTGGGTGCTAAATGAAGTGACTTCTTCGTCCTGCGAGCTGCAGGCTCATTGTTGCTCACTCCATCACGCTTCCTCTGGCAGGCATTCCGGCACGTCAGCGCAGCACTATGACGATCCACGCCGGAGAGAGGCTCCTCTTCGTACAGCGAGCATGAAGGCGAGGAGAGAGCCAAAAACACCACTAGAGTTGTTCAATCATCGCCATTCGTCCCTCCGCACAACGGTCGAGACTCGAGAGAGCATTTGCAACCTCCAAGAATCGCTTCAAAATTCTTTCGTGCAAAGCCGTTCTTTCCATATAAAGTGCAAGTCAAGATTGTCATAGCATATTTTTCGATAGAAGGAATATATTAATACCGTGAAAATATCAATTACACCCAACACAGTGCCCTAATGGTAATAAAGATGCACACAACAAAAAAGAATTACATAAAAGAAAAGTTCCGCTACAATGATCTATTTTTTGTAGCAGCGGACCAAACACCACCAAGACGGAACCACAAATCCATCTTCTCCAAAAGAGACGCTTCCATGAAAAGAACAGTGCACGAGCACCATCATCGTCCTGATTATAGATCAtaggttttcaccctggagaAAGTTCGCACTcataaaacaatgccttcaacaagaacattgtcGTAGGGGCGTCACGGCAGATGCCATGGGTAGGTTGAAGATAGGGGTCGATGGCCACCGAAGGATCCAATCCGGGGAGGGAAGATGCACTAAGAAGCGCACACAGAAGAACACAACGATCTACCCAGGTTTAGGGCCCTCGTAAAAAGGTAAAATCCCCTACTCCTGTTTGTCTGTATAATCTTGAGGTGGAATGCCAGATCAAGAAATGCCGACAGCAGGAAGGTCTCCATCTTCGCACAAGAGGGGCCCTAGGGCCGCCACCTTTATTCATTCGAACCAGCAGTCCCCTCACCACTGGCCAGTTACCGGCGAGCAGAAGGAGCAGGCCGACCTCAAGGCCCAGACGAGCCCAAAGGTGACCCCTAGATCGGCTCTCGCACCGACATCCAAATGGGATCTAACCTTAGGATGACGCCATGGGGGATCGAGCTTCCGCAGACACCACATCGCGCGCCGCCTCAGCCTCCGTTGCGCCTCTCTACCGTGCGTCGGTGGGCGCCGCACTGGACGAGCGCCACTGCCCCACGACCTGGACTCCACCTGCGCAACCTTGTCCACCCTCCCGCGCCAAGGAAGATTGATGGATGCGCCATCCCCGTTCTTCATCTTCGACAGCCATGCGTGGCCGCCACCGCTGGCAGCGGTAGTAGCCGGCGAGGAGGAGAAGGCCTTGGTCGCTAGGGTCTGTGGGGGGCCTCCAGAACCGCCCTAGCGCGAGcagcccgggggggggggggggagtttgGGAGCGAACCACAAACATATTTAGTTACAAACCCACAAAACAAAATACTAGGCACATATGATTGAACACTAATACACACAAATGGCAGGTTAACTACTTTCATGCACGTACAAAATCCTTTTTAGTACCCATGTCAACCAAAATATGGACATTATATTTCTTAGATACTTAGTTAGCTTTAAGACTACAGATGACCCGCTTCCACTTCGTGCCGGTAGCGGAAGCCATGGGGCGAGGGAGACAGGGGATGAACACATGAGAGGTTTTTTTGTGCTGCCCTGAACTTTAGCTTTTTTTCTTGATCTTCCTTTTATTCATACGAAATGGGAAAACATGACCGTGTCATTCCATGATCCGAGCTTCGTGCTAGACAATCtacaactaagagcatctccagttaagtcccccaaagggatttagcACGCGTCGGAGAAAAAAATGTTCCCAgctgtaagagcaagatctataacccttgttttgtgtgtttgataacaacactcgaacaattctaaccgtgcacaaagattaTCTTTGATGGATTTGtaggtgtacggtgccctcgctgaacacactatgatcggaagactgaagcgtagatcttaggttttctggttttgtgtgtgtgtcgtgagataacatggtaggagaggaaaagaggaaaaagttgttttagccatagcggtactaccggtaccaggagcggtagtaccgctaccctactggtaccgctttGAGCTACCGAGGATTGCACACGAGATTGtcccacagaacaagttacggtacctttacggtaccatgagcggtagtaccgcttgccagcggtagtaccgcccacggtaccgctcaagtaccgtaacatgTTACGAcagtaccgctcctggtaccgcttcggtaccgctttggatccagtaaggtctggaccctattgcggtacctcaagcggtaccgcgagcggtagtaccgtaatgtgtccacgtggacaagttctatggggattcgaactcagagcggtagtaccgcttcccggaagcggtagtaccgcttaggcaaaaacaacacataacggttggattttggagggacctatataaaggccccttcttccccagctcattttcagctcttctctctccctctcctccattgttgctgagctcaaacttagtggatctccctccctacccaatcaatcttgcccatactttgaggagtggtggaggagaccctgatctatcgttctaccgagagaaatttcaccaattcatggtactccttagtggatcttggtggtagagttcctatagtggaatcttggaagaagtgcatccatggaggctagcttggtgttgtactagccccatgggttgttgggagcctccttgtggtgtggagctcgccccaaccttgtgaaggaatcaccgcctcgaccggtgccttagtggagaagggggagcacctttgtggagctctctcgaggaagaaggtgaggccttccttcgtggtgtggccgtctagcctcttgtgtgaggctagcacctcctcaacgcagacgtactcccttttgtgggaggaactgcgaaaacaaacctcgcctcgtctccgcgccctccggttgtcccgctccttactcttactatctcgtgttgttcctttgcttgttgtacttgtctaggatcattgtaggatcacccccatcgctaaagctatcacctttatcttccgttgcactaaaaattgaaaaaggctaaaacttgacgtagcgcccattcacccccctcttgttcgctacgatccattcaattggtatcagagcaaggttttcttgcttgggctttaccgcctaagaaatggccgaacaagagaatGGAGAGAATGGGTTCCTTCCCGGTGAGCAATCACCTCCACCATCAATTGTCGATAGcactccggctactttggatgacctcaagaaattggagtcatccattgtatctcaaatgaaggctatgatgatggagttgattgctCCCAAATCAACCCCCGAGGCAAGTGTCGATGTTCCTCCACCACAAGtcaacacccttcctcttgttgattttgtcgcgcaatcgACAAAACCACCTCGAGAAGGGGAACTTGAGGACATTGGcacttcatcaaaagggaaggatgaatcaCCGGTTGAGGGACAATTAGGAGGTTATCATGCAGTgcctccaccaagtgattacTCCCTAAATGTCCCAATACCCATGCCTCGCATCTTGACTCATGGCTCACCACCGCTACTTGAATCaaatagctttgaaaattggcaattcttgatgaaatctcatgtgcgcagcgcgtctaccgagctttggcgcatcattgaggaaggctattcaccaagagacccaaagaacttgacaagaagagaggTCGTGGATGGTCAACTCAACAccgccgccatcaacatgattcacatggccgtcacgcccaaggatcgcgctcatatccgctcgctcaagaccgccaaggaagcatgggataaacttgacaagctcttcctcgggaatgagagcatccaaagctctcgtttcaatgaagtgaacaacatggccataTCTAAGAAAAATGTGGAAGACCGTGTTGCTCGCACCCACAATACTCACAAGCTCAactttgcattgaagatgaaggactATGGAGCTAGTGAAAGCAATGTGGATCCCATTGAGTGgagtccggatgatctcaaggccGAATATCATGAACACATGGCTCTTGCGGTCAAGAGTTTTTGGAATGGATACAAGAGACGAAGCTCCATACAATTTTGCTACAATTGTGGCGACACAAGGGACCTTGTTGCGGAGTGTATCTATGAGATAAGAAAGAGatcatcttgctacaattgtggtgacaaaaGGCACCTTGTTGCGGAatgtatctatgagagaagggacGAAAATGATGGAATGCTCGTTCGCAAGAGCGGGTTTAGATCTCTCTCCAAAGGGCTCTCCAAGCTTTCCTCCAACAACGACGTCATCAAGATCTCCTCCACCGAGAAGTCTAGAACGAACAAGCTAGGAGATCAAGACCATTTGGTGGACAAGCTCAAGGCAAAGAAGTGTTATCTTGAAGAAAATCATGAAAGGTCacttgaggatgttgcaacctttgccaagaagaaaggagatgaaggtcctaattcatgttgtgacaagctccttgacgaagtttgcctcttgagaagacacaatgcaaaattcttggaagtcatctcaactcaagagaAGGCCTTGAATGAATACTATCacttgagtaaagagaaggtgcaatgttgtgatcacgaagaagagattgccactctaaagaaacacaaggccaagctatttgaagtgaatgagaggcaaaatgaaTCCTTGTTGGAATGGAACCGTTTGAGCAAAGACATTGCCTCTTTGGAGAGACACAAATGTTTACTCTTGAGAAGAaattctcttcttgaggaagctcta
It includes:
- the LOC127349134 gene encoding uncharacterized protein — translated: MATAVSRSPLQGAPRNAPEQGAAVPVPAVRPTDEAGGAAHFHVVLRLEVGAPPGVVVFGRPGRIDPLLSVECSPPGLMASFQRSVPGVGGGTPMPFTAIFQPPLLGRRMSAGTGYPVRYNAHASFTVASEAKPGEKLGRWNKSPNQRVQENMARLLLPVFLCLVSAPFLATSPTASTHTCQLDLISLAVVSCQDSPQSPTPSCCDALLYAVDLFPSFELDRGICCLCKFMMTRAIPFDLPSVYRSCHGKDASMVGAWPMPTPSLGDCSGPCYEDVPAPPVPPGRSDGSKKPVNTLGSGAIIAIAVGAVVVGLLIVYCLCKKHRGGKARESPRPRDVDSSQGTGLEMGRISSSRNLL